The DNA sequence ACTTCGTAAAGATATAGACAATAAGAATGGTAGAGCTACCAGAGCTGCATTCACTACCAGTGACTGCTTTATCCAGGAACATACTTGGTCACAAGCACAACATCGGTATTTGACAGTAAGTTATGTATGAGGTAATCTTGATAGTTTTCTAGGGATGCGTATCAATATTGATGATAGCTGCGGTAGAGCATTCGAAGATCTTTGCAGTGAATGCATGTCCATGTAGTTGAAAAAGGGTCCTGGCAGTAGGTATGGATGCGCTGAATTTGGCAGACATTACAACTAATAAGCAGCTCTTCGGGTTCCCAAGAATTACACACAGAACAACCATTTGCTGATACGGACTGTTTAACACCAAAAGCAGAACAATTAGCCACAAAGACAACCAATTCTGAACCAAGTTTTAGTCATGCAAGGAAAAAATGAACATTACAATAGTTTCAGAAATTGTAAGCAGTAGAGGAAGTAGTGGTAAAGATCTAGAATAGCAAGACTTGCACATACTTCTATTTCTTTGACAATCCATGAATGTTTAGTACACTCCGTAAAAAGGAGGGGGGGGGGCAGTTAAGATTTGGTAATTAAGGTAGAAAAATTGATACTTCAATTTGTAAGGCCAAACTATACTAGATTGCTTTTGTGTTAGGTCTCTGTTACACTATAGATGGCTTAAAAGTCCACACGCACTATAAGAATGAATCACAAACACTACAAACCACACTTTCTCAAAATGCATGTGTATGCAGTGGCATGCTAAGAAACCATTTTACACCCTCCACGATCACTCAATGATGATAAATGATAGGTAATGGAGTATTAAAATGAACAATATTGGATCTCTGCACAAGTAAGCACAATATGAAGACCTAATATATGTATACCACTGATGGTAAGTGTTAACTTTTAACCTGCTAACCTTTAGTCCCCCTcctccaaaaaaaaagagagactaATAGTCTAAAGGTTGAAGAGCAGGAATGCCATGAATTATGCTTTGCAATACCCACTACCACACTCATTGCTTACTTCTCAAGATAATAGACAATTATGCACATATGCACTATCCTTCTTAATATATCAGCAGAAGTCTGTTAATTCCACAGATAATAAGTTTTCAAATATTTTCAATTAAAGACGATCATATAATGTACACGTAATCAAAGTAAGGAATCATGAAGCAGAAGTCAGATTTGTTTCTCTTACAGACAGATGTTGAGATATACCAAGAGGAGGTTTAAAACCATACCAACACCAGGTGTTTCAACACCCAATTTACAAGCACCATGAGGGAGTTTAGTCATACCTGAGCAGCAAAATTAGATGTTCCCTGGTCATTAAGAAATGAAATGTCCACTTTTGGGGCAGATGGAATGGTTTGAGAAAATATATTTTGATCACTAGTGACTGCATCATCAACCTTGGTAATGACTGTAAATGAAGCTTTGCATAAAGGGCATGTTGAAATCTTTCTCCTTGAACCCTGCAGATACCATTACTGGTTCATGAATTTTGTATTCACAGAAAATTAAGACAACAAGAGAGAAAAACACCAATCACAGCTAAAATCATGGGAAGGCTGACAAATTAAGATTTGAAACCACAATGAAACATTGGTTCAGAAATTAGTTAATCACTGACTATTTAAAGAGACTTGAACACCCAGCAATTATACACtgagaaaaaggaagagaataGAATACCAGTTGATCAGCCCAATTTTCAATACAAGAATAACAGTATCGATGACCACATGGCAAAATTCCTCGGGTTGTACTAAACTCTGTCCAGCATATAACACACGATAATTCCTGTGAAGGACTTTTGGTGGCATGCTCTGTGTCCAACTTGATTTCCAATTCCTCTTTTGAATTATCTACTTCAGGGCACCCATTTTGTGGAGTTCCCTCAGGAGCTGTAGGCTCATCCACAACAGAAAAATTGGGATCCTTGGAAGTAGATAAGTGATTACCACCGACATCAACACCTTTACGTCCCACATCTCTGATTCCTGTTCCAGTGTCTAACTCGTCATTAGAATCATCAGAAAGGATTGTGACCCTGTCATTACGGATGCTGTGAAATCTGATTGGGTGGCATTCTCGATCAGATTCTGAGAGTACTGATATTGTAGAGCCAATATTCTTTTTCACAAGCCTCCTTTTTTTACGTGGAATTTCAGTCATGCTGGTTCCAGTGTCACTGGTAATATTTCTTTGAGCTCTAACTGAATGCCTGCAAAACTCCTGAATTGTCATGGGAAGAGATATGTTAAGATGGCAAGAACGATATCGATTACTCTATATTTTCTGATGTTCCAAATTTAAGGCCATAAGTTCATGGTTACTTGATCATAGTGCCATCAGGCTTTATAAAATGCTACAAAGGAAATATAAAAGTTCTATAGGCTTCTTTCGTTTGATAAGTACTTAAACTGATAATTCCAAAAGCTAGAGGTGCAACTCAAGTCCAATAACAGTAAACAAGAAAATACCACGATGGCCAAAAGAtgaatgtaaaagtaaaatgaagcTAAAACTGTAACACATGTCCAATAGAGGACACAAAGGATATATTTACCGTGCGTCTATGACTTGATATCAAAATAGTGATCCAAACACCATGTTAGCTATTTTAACAATAGCAGCATTGTTTTCCAAACCACAGGGATAAAAATTCCAATAGGTATAGTTGAATTCTTACCTCCATTCTGAGTGATCTGGATAAAGGAGGATCTTCAAAACAGTCTCTGCTACTAGATTGTGGCTctttctttgaatttgttttcacAGATTTATTCTGTCGCTTCTGGGAACTATTGTTTTCTTGAAAGTCAGGAAACAAATTCTACAGCAAATTTACATGGAAAAGTAGGTCAAGTCATTCAGAGCCAAAAGGAGAAACAAAATTCTTCAACAAAGAGATTTAAAGTAAATTTACAGTCTTCTAGCATGCATATGTGCATCCAGACCACTACATTGTTGTTTGGAGAGAATATTCACGGTGACTTACGAGCAAGGTTGCTGGAACTAAAACTAGATATGTAGAACAGTAGAACCATACATGTAAAAAGAATGATGAGAAACTCTAAAATTAACAAGATATTGCAGGGAGCTAAGCCAATAAGGAAAATAACTGTCATCTCCACCAAAAACTAGTTTAGCAAAACCTTGTGTCCAAGAATGTTGATAAGACTTTGAACTGGAAATATGGAAAACCAAATTTCTAGAAAAATCATTCAAATAGGTATTAGTAGAGTTCTTCCGTACTACCCCGCTACCCATCTCTTATTCCCCTGAAAGAAGACGAAACCAAAATAATAGGAAAACGGGAAAGAATAAAAAGGGGGCATGATATAAACCAGAGTGAAACTATTGGTTTACCTCACAGACAAAATTAGTACAATTGCCAATCATCATCTTTTCTTATATATGCACTCAAACTGAATCCAGTGACAACAGCCTCAATGAGAGACAGAAACTCCCTCATTACACAAATGACAAGTGAAATTTTAGATCTTTGCTTCCATTGTCAAGAGGTAGCATGCACGACTAATCTGATTATAGAAGATGAGTGAATGATAGAGAGAAAGACAGAAGGAGTTCTGCTACAGCTACCTCATTCAATAGACTTGAATCAGTCGAAACACCATGGCGAGAAGGTCCACACCCCAGATCGATAATTTCTTCAGAGTCGCCAAAAACATGAGCTTTATCAGAAACCGCTTTCCCCTTGTTAACCGAGAAGCCTGGTTTAGCAACAAGTGGAACTTTCAACAGTAAGGGTCCCACTTCCTGTCCACTGCCAAGAATTGAATCCGGAAGAACCATAAAATTAAGCAGCATTGACAACAAAGACAAGCAATCTGAAAGTAGTAGCTCACTGAAGCTAACATATGCATTCCTATTATCCAAGACTTGTACCACTTGATAATACCACAAACCGCATATTTCTAACATCCAAAATTACAAAACAAGGATAATAGGACCAGAGCTCAGTATCACTGAATCAATTCGGCAATTAAGAATCTCATCTTAAAGAAAGCAATCAAGAAATTATGAACAACCCTGTTGTAATCTAACACATCATTATGTAACAAAGCGAATGAAGCAACTTAGCGATACCTTTGCAAGGTATAGGGAAGCTCAGGAACTCGCTTTCGATGCTTTACGCAATCCTCAATCCACCGGTGGTTAACAATTATGAGTTTCAACTTTTTAGCCACTTGATATCTCTTTCCCTCAAATTTCCGGCACACCTAATCACCGAaatccatcaatacaaaatGCAATTATCTGCCTAATCATCACACAAAACACATCTAAAGCAGTAAATGGATCCTGACACCAACCATATGAGTGAAGGCATTGGACGGCGACAAGGTACCGATGTAGCTGGCACCGGTGTGAGTCATGAGCTCGATCAGATTCACCAGCTCCGATCCCCGGTACCCACTGACGGAGGCCACCACCAACTCCATGCCTGGAATTGGATCAGATGCcattgcagcagcagcagaatCCGAATCGAGcttgaattagggtttttgtagagagagagagagagtgaggaagCGATGGGTGGTTCTCAGCCGTGGAAAAGGAAATGCCCGGGAAATTGAAATATTTTCGAAATTTTGGAGAGCAAAAACTTCAAAAGGCGCTTAATAATGCAAGTGGATCTGGGCCTATGGTATTGTTTTGAACCAGCACTCTGACCCACTCAAAGCCTGTTCGAGGGTTTACCGTTTACGAGCATCTTCAGTAACTGACTAAGAAAATTATACTCAATCAATGTAAATTCAATGGTTGGAAAGAATTATTTTGAAGGTGGGTTGTTTTATTTTCAATCGTAGGATTTACATTCAAGGGTGGTCGAACATAATTTATTTGGTCAATTACTGATCAAGCAAACATCACTGTGTGCGAGGGTTTTAGATGTGCTTTTAATACAACTAAACCAAAGTGAACAAGCTAAAATCACTAGAACCCATTGGCTGCTAAGCTCCGGGAGCAGAACAAATTACTACAACGATCTGCTTCGTTACAAATCCACACCACAAGGATAGGAACATTTTTCAACTTTGTATCAAAATAAtgtgtccaaaaaaaaaaaatcgaaag is a window from the Rosa chinensis cultivar Old Blush chromosome 2, RchiOBHm-V2, whole genome shotgun sequence genome containing:
- the LOC112189768 gene encoding uncharacterized protein LOC112189768, coding for MASDPIPGMELVVASVSGYRGSELVNLIELMTHTGASYIGTLSPSNAFTHMVCRKFEGKRYQVAKKLKLIIVNHRWIEDCVKHRKRVPELPYTLQSGQEVGPLLLKVPLVAKPGFSVNKGKAVSDKAHVFGDSEEIIDLGCGPSRHGVSTDSSLLNENLFPDFQENNSSQKRQNKSVKTNSKKEPQSSSRDCFEDPPLSRSLRMEEFCRHSVRAQRNITSDTGTSMTEIPRKKRRLVKKNIGSTISVLSESDRECHPIRFHSIRNDRVTILSDDSNDELDTGTGIRDVGRKGVDVGGNHLSTSKDPNFSVVDEPTAPEGTPQNGCPEVDNSKEELEIKLDTEHATKSPSQELSCVICWTEFSTTRGILPCGHRYCYSCIENWADQLGSRRKISTCPLCKASFTVITKVDDAVTSDQNIFSQTIPSAPKVDISFLNDQGTSNFAAQSVSANGCSVCNSWEPEELLISCNVCQIQRIHTYCQDPFSTTWTCIHCKDLRMLYRSYHQY